A genomic window from Candidatus Andeanibacterium colombiense includes:
- a CDS encoding SMP-30/gluconolactonase/LRE family protein: protein MQITKLGLPRCTVGEGPVWDVAEQALYYIDIFEKKVFRWDPASENFNSWDVPEMIGSMALRGSGAKPSGAIVALVSGIHTLDFATGAVEPFALMDPLDPELQLADGKVDRRGRFVFGTSHRTMQEPKGALWSLGLDGKLTRLDDDIHLGNGPCWSPDDTVLYHADSLRHTIYAYDYDIETGAATNRRAFFDSSAWGPIPDGATVDSEGNIWVAICEGGVVLCLSPAGEVVREVKFPTNIPASVMFMGPLLDRLFVPTIDPGFMGKPNQPDDGFSFLIEGLGVTGLPEPRYGA, encoded by the coding sequence ATGCAGATAACGAAGCTCGGCCTGCCGCGCTGCACGGTCGGCGAGGGTCCGGTATGGGACGTCGCCGAGCAGGCGCTCTATTACATCGATATCTTCGAGAAGAAGGTGTTCCGCTGGGATCCGGCGAGCGAGAATTTCAACAGCTGGGACGTGCCCGAGATGATCGGCTCGATGGCACTGCGCGGCAGTGGCGCGAAGCCGAGCGGGGCGATCGTCGCGCTGGTCAGCGGTATTCACACGCTCGATTTCGCCACCGGCGCGGTCGAACCCTTCGCACTGATGGACCCGCTCGATCCCGAGCTCCAGCTGGCCGATGGCAAGGTCGACCGGCGTGGCCGCTTCGTGTTCGGTACCAGTCACCGCACGATGCAGGAGCCGAAGGGCGCGCTATGGTCGCTCGGCCTCGACGGCAAGCTCACCCGGCTCGACGACGACATCCATCTCGGCAACGGCCCGTGCTGGTCGCCCGACGACACGGTGCTCTATCACGCGGACAGCCTGCGCCACACGATCTATGCCTATGACTACGACATCGAGACCGGCGCGGCGACCAATCGCCGCGCATTTTTCGACAGTTCGGCCTGGGGCCCGATCCCGGACGGCGCGACGGTCGATAGCGAGGGCAACATCTGGGTCGCGATCTGCGAGGGCGGGGTGGTGCTGTGCCTCTCGCCCGCGGGCGAAGTGGTGCGCGAAGTGAAATTCCCGACCAATATCCCGGCCAGCGTGATGTTCATGGGCCCGCTGCTCGACCGGCTGTTCGTGCCGACGATCGATCCCGGCTTCATGGGCAAGCCAAACCAGCCCGACGACGGGTTCAGTTTTCTCATCGAAGGGCTCGGCGTCACCGGCCTGCCCGAACCCCGCTACGGAGCCTGA
- the secA gene encoding preprotein translocase subunit SecA gives MLAAAAKAIFGSSNDRYVKSLDKIVRQINAMEPELESFSDEELSAQTGKFRDMLANGSTLDDILPEAFATVREASKRVLGMRHFDVQMVGGIVLHRGEIAEMRTGEGKTLVATLATYLNAIEGKGVHVVTVNDYLAKRDSEWMGQIHRFLGLTVGVIVPNLSEPERREAYNSDVTYSTNNELGFDYLRDNMKHEREGMVQRPYNFAIVDEVDSILIDEARTPLIISGPTEDKSDLYVQLDAIVKQIPAEWYEVDEKARSVMMTEDGAEQIENVIAAAGLLETTNLYDVENTQVVHHLDQAMKANIVFKRDIDYIVKDEKVVIIDEFTGRMMDGRRWSNGLHQAVEAKEGVRIEPENQTMASITFQNYFRMYPKLSGMTGTAATEAAEFYDIYKLGVVEIPTNVGVARIDEEDEFYKNTQDKFQAIAKSIAEKNKTGQPVLVGTVSIEKSELLSEFLRKEGVKHNVLNARFHEMEAHIVAQAGRIGAVTIATNMAGRGTDIQLGGNLDFRIEDELKDMPEGPERDAEIARFKAEISAEKAKVLEAGGLFVLGTERHESRRIDNQLRGRSGRQGDPGLSRFYLCLEDDLLRIFGPDTLFSRMMNSNLADGEAIGSKWLSKAIETAQKKVEARNYDIRKQVVEYDNVMNDQRKVIYEQRAEIMDSEAVDDVVLDMRHDAVNAIVGEACPPGTYPEQWNVEMLRERIESVLGLEVPLDDWLSEDALEPDMIEERLVQLADAKMEAKIGASDAAIWRQVEKQVLLDRLDHFWKEHLATLDALRQVVFLRAYAQKTPINEYKQEAFGLFERMLETIREDVTRILMVSELRIAEPVQEGLPELPDFLTGHVDPFTGLDDSNDGDGSDRRAAMFGSFADAPNAETAGPGSALGTVDPYREMRVSRNAPCPCGSGNKYKHCHGAIA, from the coding sequence ATGCTCGCTGCGGCAGCCAAAGCCATTTTCGGTTCGTCCAACGACCGCTACGTCAAGTCGCTCGACAAGATTGTGCGCCAGATCAACGCCATGGAGCCCGAGCTTGAGAGCTTCAGCGACGAGGAACTCTCGGCGCAGACCGGGAAGTTCCGCGACATGCTCGCGAACGGCTCGACGCTCGACGACATCCTTCCGGAAGCTTTCGCCACCGTGCGCGAGGCTTCGAAGCGTGTGCTCGGAATGCGCCACTTCGACGTGCAGATGGTCGGCGGGATCGTGCTCCACCGCGGCGAGATCGCCGAGATGCGCACCGGCGAGGGCAAGACCCTGGTCGCGACGCTCGCGACCTATCTCAACGCGATCGAGGGCAAGGGCGTCCACGTCGTCACCGTCAACGACTACCTCGCCAAGCGCGACTCCGAATGGATGGGTCAGATCCACCGCTTTCTCGGCCTGACGGTCGGCGTGATCGTGCCCAATCTGTCGGAACCGGAGCGCCGCGAAGCCTACAATTCGGACGTCACCTACAGCACCAACAACGAACTCGGCTTCGATTACCTGCGCGACAACATGAAGCACGAGCGCGAAGGCATGGTGCAGCGCCCGTATAATTTCGCGATCGTCGACGAAGTCGATTCGATCCTGATCGACGAGGCCCGCACCCCGCTGATCATCTCGGGCCCGACCGAGGACAAGTCGGACCTCTACGTCCAGCTCGATGCAATCGTGAAGCAGATCCCGGCGGAATGGTACGAGGTCGACGAGAAGGCGCGCAGCGTCATGATGACCGAGGACGGCGCCGAGCAGATCGAGAATGTGATCGCGGCCGCCGGGCTGCTCGAAACCACCAATCTCTACGACGTCGAGAACACCCAGGTGGTCCACCACCTCGATCAGGCGATGAAGGCCAACATCGTGTTCAAGCGCGACATCGACTATATCGTCAAGGACGAGAAGGTCGTGATCATCGACGAGTTCACCGGCCGTATGATGGACGGGCGGCGCTGGTCCAACGGGTTGCACCAGGCGGTCGAGGCGAAGGAGGGCGTGAGGATCGAGCCCGAGAACCAGACGATGGCCTCGATCACCTTCCAGAACTATTTCCGCATGTATCCCAAGCTTTCGGGCATGACCGGCACCGCCGCGACCGAAGCGGCCGAATTCTACGACATCTACAAGCTCGGCGTGGTCGAGATCCCGACCAATGTTGGTGTCGCGCGGATCGACGAGGAAGACGAGTTCTACAAGAACACGCAGGACAAGTTCCAGGCTATCGCGAAGTCGATCGCGGAGAAGAACAAGACCGGCCAGCCGGTGCTGGTCGGCACCGTGTCGATCGAGAAGTCGGAGCTGCTCAGCGAATTCCTGCGCAAGGAAGGCGTGAAGCACAATGTGCTGAACGCCCGCTTCCACGAAATGGAAGCGCATATCGTGGCGCAGGCCGGGCGGATCGGCGCGGTGACCATCGCGACCAACATGGCCGGCCGCGGGACCGACATCCAGCTCGGCGGCAATCTCGATTTCCGGATCGAGGATGAGCTGAAGGATATGCCCGAAGGTCCTGAACGCGATGCCGAGATTGCCCGGTTCAAGGCCGAGATCTCGGCCGAGAAGGCCAAGGTGCTCGAAGCCGGGGGGCTGTTCGTGCTCGGCACCGAGCGCCACGAAAGCCGCCGGATCGACAACCAGCTGCGTGGCCGCTCGGGCCGCCAGGGCGATCCGGGCCTGTCGCGCTTCTACCTCTGCCTGGAGGACGACCTGCTGCGCATCTTCGGGCCGGACACGCTGTTCTCCCGAATGATGAATTCAAACCTCGCCGACGGCGAGGCGATCGGGTCGAAGTGGCTGTCGAAGGCGATCGAGACCGCGCAGAAAAAGGTCGAGGCGCGCAATTACGATATCCGCAAGCAGGTCGTCGAATACGACAACGTGATGAACGACCAGCGCAAGGTGATCTACGAGCAGCGCGCCGAGATCATGGATTCCGAAGCGGTCGACGACGTCGTGCTCGACATGCGTCACGATGCGGTCAACGCGATCGTCGGCGAGGCCTGCCCGCCGGGAACCTATCCCGAGCAATGGAACGTTGAAATGCTCCGGGAACGGATCGAGTCGGTCCTCGGGCTCGAAGTGCCGCTCGACGACTGGCTGAGCGAGGATGCGCTCGAACCCGACATGATCGAGGAACGCCTGGTCCAGCTCGCCGACGCCAAGATGGAAGCCAAGATCGGCGCGTCCGACGCCGCCATCTGGCGCCAGGTCGAAAAGCAGGTGCTGCTCGACCGGCTCGACCATTTCTGGAAGGAACACCTCGCGACGCTCGACGCGTTGCGCCAAGTGGTGTTCCTGCGCGCCTATGCGCAGAAGACCCCGATCAACGAATACAAGCAGGAAGCCTTCGGCCTGTTCGAACGGATGCTCGAAACGATCCGCGAAGACGTCACCCGCATCCTGATGGTCAGCGAGCTGCGGATCGCGGAGCCGGTGCAGGAGGGCCTGCCCGAACTGCCCGATTTCCTCACCGGCCATGTCGATCCGTTTACCGGACTCGACGACAGCAACGACGGCGACGGGTCGGATCGGCGCGCGGCGATGTTCGGCAGCTTCGCCGATGCGCCGAATGCGGAAACCGCCGGCCCGGGCTCTGCCTTGGGCACGGTCGATCCCTACCGCGAGATGCGCGTCAGTCGCAACGCGCCGTGCCCCTGCGGATCGGGCAACAAGTACAAGCATTGCCACGGGGCGATTGCGTAA